In Lycium ferocissimum isolate CSIRO_LF1 chromosome 7, AGI_CSIRO_Lferr_CH_V1, whole genome shotgun sequence, the sequence catacatatgtcatacatttttcatacaactttcatacacaaaaatttgaggttattttttaagcctttgagcaaaaaaattaattttttaaaaaaatgcccATGTTTGGtaatatattattatgttttgtaaataagaaaaattatcaCACGTTTCCAAAcgttataatatatatatatatatatatatatatatatatatatatatatatgtagttttcCCTTGAAAATTTGATGTCTCCGTCTAACCCAAAGAGTCACTCAATCCACTGCCCGAGTCATTATCTACATTGAATTGCCCCAAACCAAACAAGGTGCACATTGAAGGTCATTTCAGTTTCCTTGTTGTAGTTCATGTTAGAGGCCTTTCCCATTATATATACAAGTTGATAGATAAACCCCTGAGTGGACCAGCTAAAATGTCGTAGAATTGTATACCAGTATACATAGATTATACACGATATACATAATATccatgaattatacatatattatatatccatctggttatttttaatttaagcaGTTGGGTGAGCAGTATCTATTTCTTTGTCTTTTTGTAGATAAATTTAGCGCACAGGGCTAACAGGGACATAATTTAAATAGTAACTTGGAGAAATGCCATTTTTGCAGATGAACCCCTTATTGGTGCAGTCCATGTTAAAGTACAATGAACCTTTACAACTTTTTAGAATAGAATCGTTGGAAGAATAAAAATCGAAGCAAATTAGATACAAGACACTATGACAATGGTATGGAATTAAAAAATTCTCACTGATAATAGGCAGCATGTATATGTAGCTACTAACGGTATAGGTAATATTGTTATAGATATATAATGTTAAAGCTGCATTTACAACGATTGAAAATGTACATGATGCTTACTACAGATAACATAAAGCACAGATACATGCTACAAGGATCAGCGATAAACTAGCTGATATGATCCCAGTAGAGCAGTAAAAAGTACTCCTTATATGAGCTATCAGATGCTTACTGGCattggcggagccagaattttcagtaagagaattcaaaatataaagaaatacaCATACGAAGAAACTAAGGGGATCTGACATCcactgtatatacataaaaaaatattttaacttcctttATAAGGTGTAATTTTTCGACGAACCCTAGCTCCGTCCATTGGTATTGGGGTGATCTAGAGGTCAAAACTGTGGCTGTTGAAATGGAAGATAGCCTGATGCCCTCTCTGCAAGTTCTGCCTTCTGCACTCTTTAGCAACACTGGACTGAAGAGTAGGAGGACCACACACAATCACACCTATATCGACACTTCCCCAACTCTTTGCGTGCGATCCAAATATCTCTGCAGAAAATAGAAGTTAAAACACTTTTCCAAGAAAAAAACGAGAGATATATAGACCCTGTAAAGTTCAAACGTTGCCTCCGAACATACCTTGGAAATCCGGTCTTTGACCATATCGAATATTATTGACAAATCGAGACTCTCCAAAATTCTTCTGCTCATTCTGCTGCAGGATATCAACTTTTTTTGAGGCGTCCTCCCCTGGTTCCTCCTTCGGTGAGGTTTTCCTTTCCCAAAGATGCCATAAAGCGATCACGAGACCCCCAAATATAAGAATGCTTGCAGCCATACATCCAATCAACAAAAGCCCCTTGTACCACCAGTAATTTAcattgaatggaattatgtagaaaaTGTCCAGCAATGCTACAGTGATCACCAACCCTATTGTGGATACCATGACATATAATCCAGACCATACAACATTTCCAGTACCAACCAAACTAGACATTCGACATCCCTTGAAGCCAGGGGAGATTGTGGTGTGTATTGCTTTAGGTGTTTTACCCTCCTCCTGAGGAAAAAAGAAGTACAATAATTAACACATATAAATAGGGTGATGATacataaacaaaatgaaaataggGAAAACCAATTACCAATGAAGGCTGTGATTCCCGAGTCACGAATGTTTGAATCTCGAGATTCAGTCTATCAGAGAAAAATGGACAGATTGCCTCCATGTCAACTGTATCCAGAAGTGGAAGCTCATCCGAATTTTTAATCGCCCATACTATTAGTATATTTCTTGGCAGGCAAGGTTTGCTATCATTGATACGATGGAGGATATCACTCAAGATAGCTAGGAAGGGGGAAATTCCAATTCCACCTGCTACCAAAATGAGATTTTCATACCTGAGAGGAGAAACATCATCAAGCCAATTACTTAGTCAATGACTTAATAACtggaaaaaaattgtatatTCAATACATATCACTGCGGATTTACATACATTAAGTGGTATGGTGATTCATGGCCATAAGGACCTTCAACAAAAGCtgttattttccttttatgctGCAAAAGGGGCTCGTTCTCAGATTGTTCTACAGAAAGATTCAAGATGTTTCCCTTCAATTTCTCAGTCCAATCTCCGAGAACCTTTATGAGAATCGCAACATGATGTTTCCCGTCAAGGGGACTAGAGGAGACACTGAAAGGGTGCCACTGCAGCCAGGACAACTCGCGTATTTGTAAGAATATCCAGCCAAGGGCGTTGTAATGTAAATCTACAACGTGAGGAAAGAAGTATTAGAATCACTAAAAAATGAAGTGGTGAGGATATTAAATCAGttgagtcaaagatttatgctTACTTGCAGGTTTTGAAATAAGGAGTTCAACGGTTCCACAAGGAAAGCATGTGGCTGAAAGTATGTCAACAGTCTTTCGTGACTGGAAGAATCTAAGGAACCGATCAAGCATGAACAGGAAGATCCCAGCACCAGCTATCATGAAGATGAAATCACCAACATGCAAGGCTAGGAACACCACAAACACCACATACAATTGGTGTGTATAGAAGAACAATTCAAAGTTTTTTCTCCTTACTCCAGGAAGCGAAGTTACCCACATCAGTAAACCAGCTGCAAGGCTGATAACTCCTGGAAGATTGGCTACTCCTACGTTTTTCCAATCGATTAGCTGCATTATATAACATTGGCAAAGTCTAAGTTTCCCTTCGTTGTTTACTCTCCAATAACACTAATAAAGATGCATTTCATGTAGTGAAGGGCCTTTAGTATATAGTACACAAATAAAAGGAATCTGTATGggtaagagacaaatgaaactTTCAATTTTAGAACTCACTTCTTCCACAAGTCGCCCTCGCATTGCCCAGCTAATCACAAAGAACAGACCATGAAGAGTAAAAAGAGCCATAGTAAGATGTCCCAGCCAAACATGATATCTAGTGGCATGTTCAAAAGGGATATCTATAGCTCGAAGAAGAACTGAACCCCGTGCAACAGGCAGAAACAAAAATGCTAAGCAGATTAACCCAATAAATCCAAAACGAAGGCCCGTTAGCTCCAGCAACACAGTACTGAAAAATATTACAACAGCAGATAATGCTGTaattagaaaaagaagatcCTGTTCTCAGAGGAGCCTTCAAGTAAACAACAATGAAATGGTTTTAAATCTGAGATAAGAACTATGTGGCTGTAAATGTATATATCATCTCGTCAGTTCGAAACCTTTTCACATGGTTTCTTTTCAGATTTAACAGCTGCACAATTTACAAATTCAGTTGTCAAAGAAGAGAGGATATAATAACTTGCAGCAAACGAATTTAAAAAAACCTTCAGTTATATCAGTTAACTGTATACAGAATTGGGTGGAATTACCTAGTGATGCAGAAAGTTAACTCTACTGAATTCAGTTTGTTTTCATTAGAGCGGGACAggaataaacataaaaaaactAGGATGTAATTATTACTCGTATTTCAGTAGGTCGAGTCTAAATTCTGTTTGAAGAATAGAATGAAATCATTAAACAGGCTCTGAATCATGTTTAACTCAAGCTTCAGTTAATTGGAAACGCCAATTACTCGAGAAGAGTATATCAGTACTTTCTGAATTCTACTACCCCTGCACATTTCTGGAGAACTAAGAGCTACTGGATAAGAAGATAACATAAGAACAAATTATACAACTGAGCCATATATGTATAATTGAAAGGATTAAGATAACTAGCTGATGATCACTTTTTCAAGCCAGAATAACATGGTCTAAGCTATAAACGGCAATATGCCTAAATCAGCACAGTTAAAAAGTTCAAAGCTCTAAGCTCTTGAACACAGTGAATCTCATTGCCATCGGAAAACAACTACACTTTATCTTCAGTTACACAGAAAAGAAAGTGTGAAATTCAGGTAATATGATCATGGTGACAGAATTACCTTTTTTCTTTCATGCTGTGTACGTGAAACAAAGATAAGAGGTCAACATCCTGTATAGTGTACATAATTATAGCCCAGACGATGTACACTGAGAAGAGTATAACTCCAATCATTTCTGCAGCTGTAACAACACCGAATGGTCCATCCACCAAAACTGGGAATGTCCATAACCTAAAATTTGGAGCTTTCGCGGTCTTCTTCctacaacaattaacaattCTAGATAAGTTCATAGTTCCGCTATCTGGCTGATCACTAAAGAAATCAAGCTAGCAGATAGACATACACTTGAGGTTCATCTTCACCAGAGAGAGCGAGACGAATAATTGCAAGAAACGCAATCATGAAAATTGGGAAACTGAATATCAAGAATATGCTGCCTGCAGtccaaaagaaaatgaaactacTTACTAAATTTACTAAGAAACTGGaaacaaaaaaatgatacaGAATCAAAGCAAGAAactttaaggggtcgtttggtagatagTCAAAATTATCCCTTGCAGGATTATAATTTGAAACTAATTTACAATGAAGATTGGAAttattttatacatttatgaTATAAAATAACTAAGATgataagtgggataagaaggATATCCCATCTCTTGGGATGGGATGCATTTTTATATCAAAGAAAAAGTATAAATTAGGCTATGTACAAATTTCAAAGCAAAAAATTAGTCTTTTGGAAAAGGTGTACACAGTGATATATCTATGTCACGGTTCAAACGACCCataaaagtagggaaaaaaCCTGATGTCCCAAAAATAGTTCCTCGGGTGGCTCGAATAATTTTCCCTTGCAGTTGATTAGTGAATTTTGTAggtgagaagaaaataaaagttgCCCATGCAATGAAGATCACCCACATTATTACTTTGAGAATCAACTTTGTTAATGATACCCAAAGTGGTATCTTATTGAGATGATCaaattcatcttcttttttcaaaagaagAGGTATTTGCACACatctatagatatatatatatatattttagaatctttaaaatatatatataactgttgtgtgtgtgtgttatatcAAAGCACCCTAAAGTAGTtaccaatatatatatcaaaaggcttcatatatatatatatatatatatatataaccagaGCCATCAACATCCAATCAGGCTATGTACAGAATTTAATCTGAAATCTGGCAGAAATGAAGCCACAAAAAAATTAGACCACTCAAAAATTAGCTTCCCCTTGGAAAAGGTGTACGCAGTGATATGTCTATCACATAATGTAATTCACATTGTCGCTATAATATACAAGGAAGAGTCAGTTCATTAGTAGAAAAGGGGTAGAGAAATACGAGGTTCTTCTCAAAGTATAAAATACTGAGACGTTACATCAGTATAAACAGTAGTGGTATAACATTTACTCATGGACCATAGTGTTGATAATACTAGGTTTTTGCAGTTCCACCAAACAAGAATGATAGCCACAAATTTTAGAACAAAAGGGAAAGGTGACTTTCGTCACGGAGGTGATGATGAGCTTGAATTATTTGTTTGAGAACTCTGTGCTTTTGCTAGTAAAAATATGGGTGAGACGACTAACCTTCACGAAATTGATAAAGCGATTGcatgtaaaaatataattttaggTGTTGAAAAGAGCATAATACTCcctcaagtctattttagtTGTCatgatttattaaaatatttggttcaaaatatttatcattttaaaaaaaaattaattaatttctcaCCTTTATTCTTACTTTAATAAATGTGGAGAGATAttaatttgatgaaaataagagaagtattaaattgaaaaagaaaaaaaaacaaaaaaaggcaATGTAAAAGGAAGCAAAGCCCCTTATTCTTGATCCCTGGACAATACGAACAGTAAGTTAACTCATACCCTAACATGTAGTAGCAAAAAAATTAAGTCACaatttaaaaagaattaaatatatttttttatacaaatctataaaTCCCTTTCGATAGAtagtattatattaattttaaaaaatatatacataaaatagctACCAATTTATTTTTACACGCTCTCGGAGTCATACTTAAAAAATGGGTCTATCATGAATTAACGTGCCCCAATTTTAACACCTAAATCG encodes:
- the LOC132064455 gene encoding ferric reduction oxidase 6-like, encoding MWVIFIAWATFIFFSPTKFTNQLQGKIIRATRGTIFGTSGSIFLIFSFPIFMIAFLAIIRLALSGEDEPQVKKTAKAPNFRLWTFPVLVDGPFGVVTAAEMIGVILFSVYIVWAIIMYTIQDVDLLSLFHVHSMKEKSTVLLELTGLRFGFIGLICLAFLFLPVARGSVLLRAIDIPFEHATRYHVWLGHLTMALFTLHGLFFVISWAMRGRLVEELIDWKNVGVANLPGVISLAAGLLMWVTSLPGVRRKNFELFFYTHQLYVVFVVFLALHVGDFIFMIAGAGIFLFMLDRFLRFFQSRKTVDILSATCFPCGTVELLISKPANLHYNALGWIFLQIRELSWLQWHPFSVSSSPLDGKHHVAILIKVLGDWTEKLKGNILNLSVEQSENEPLLQHKRKITAFVEGPYGHESPYHLMYENLILVAGGIGISPFLAILSDILHRINDSKPCLPRNILIVWAIKNSDELPLLDTVDMEAICPFFSDRLNLEIQTFVTRESQPSLEEGKTPKAIHTTISPGFKGCRMSSLVGTGNVVWSGLYVMVSTIGLVITVALLDIFYIIPFNVNYWWYKGLLLIGCMAASILIFGGLVIALWHLWERKTSPKEEPGEDASKKVDILQQNEQKNFGESRFVNNIRYGQRPDFQEIFGSHAKSWGSVDIGVIVCGPPTLQSSVAKECRRQNLQRGHQAIFHFNSHSFDL